In Thermomicrobiales bacterium, the genomic stretch GACCGCCACGTCCGGCCGATCGACGGCCGAACCAATTTCCTGGAAACGCAATCTCTACGCTCTCTGGATCGCCCAAACCCTGGTCCTGACCGCGTTTTCGTTTCGGGATGCCTTCTTTCCCTTCTATATGGAAGAACTCGGCGATTTGACCACCGAGCAGGCCGCGCTCTGGTCCGGCATTTCCATGTCCGGCGGCGCGCTCGTCATGGTCATCACCGCGCCCATCTGGGGCACCGTCGCCGACCGCCGTGGCCGCAAACCGATGGTGTTGCGCTCCATGTGGGCTGCTATGATCACCGCCTTCCTGATGGCCTTTGCCATGAACCCGATGCAAATGGTGGCGCTGCGCATGATCGAAGGCGCCTTTACCGGCACCGTGGCTGCCTGCGCCGCGCTGGTCGCCTCCACCGCGCCCAAGGACCGCATGGGCTACGCCCTCGGCATGATCCAGACGGCCGTCTTCGTGGGCGCCTCGATCGGCCCCTTCCTCGGCGGCGTGCTGGCCGATCTCATCGGCTACCGCGCCACCTTCATGACCTCGTCCATCCTTTTCGCCATCGGCGGCGGCATCGTCCTCCTCTTCGTGCGGGAGAACTTCGTCCCGGTCGAGCGCGGACCGGAACGCGGCTTCGCGGCCATCAAAGCCGCCCGCGCCTGGCTCTTCACCCCCACGCTCATCGCCATGACCTCGATACTCATCCTCATGCGCTTCACCCAGATGGGCGGCCGGCCCATCCTGCCGCTCTACATCGAAGAGCTCGGCAGCTACACTGACGCGCGCGCCGCCTCGCTGGCCGGTCTCTCCTTCGGGCTCATGGGCGTCACCAGCGCCATCTCCTCCCTGATCCTCGGCCGCCGCGGCGACCGGGTGGGGCATCAGAAAGTCCTCGTCGCCTGTCTGATCGGGGTCGTCATCTGCTACATCCCGCTGGCCGCGGTCGTCTCCGCCTGGCAGGTCATCGTCCTGCAGGGGCTCTTCGGTTTCGCCATCGGCGGTTTGCTCCCCTCCACCAACGCCATCATCGCCTCCAGCACCCCGCCCGAACGCCGCGGCGCCATCTTCGGCTTCACCGCTTCGGCCGGCTCGCTGGGCGCCTTCGCCGGACCCCTCGTGGGCGCTGCTCTCGCCGCGGCCTTCGGCTTCCGCTACGCCTTCGCCTTCCTGGCGATCATCATGACCGTCACGGTCACCGTCATCCTCTGGTTCTATCTCCAGGGCCGCTTTCAGACGAATTAATAGCTTCATCAGTTGTCAGTCGTCAGTCGCTAGTCGTCAGACGCACTGGACTCTGGACCCTGGACCCTGGGCTGTCGTCATAGTCAGGGGCGGTGGGCGGAACTCCGCCCACCGAACCGGCCACCGATACGAGCACGACGCAGAGGAGGGAACTGCGCTCGTGCGTCCTCCGGTGGGCACACCATTGCGCTAGTGCGCAGGCGGGGCAACGCTGCCAGAGTGCAGGGAGAACACATCGAACACCTCACCGCCCGACATGTCCCACACCGAGAATTCGCTGACGCTCATGGGAAGCGTGGCAGTCTCGGCGGGATTGGCCGCCTGAAACTCGACCTCGGCGAAGACGTCACCGGCCACGGGAGCCGCCGGCAGATCGACCACCGCATCGGCGCCGAAGTCGTTGCCGCTCAGGATCGCGACACCCTGATAGACGACCAGGGTCAGATCGTTCTCGGCTCCGGGTGTGAGATCGACCGCTCCCGGCGGGAGCATGCCCGATTGCAGCACCTGATACGTGCCGGTGGCCGTTCCCTGACCCAGATTCCAGGTCGCAATGCCTTCCTCGACGTGCACGTAGAGGTCGTAGTAGTTCCCGGCGGAATCGGCCCAGAAGCCGAACCCGACCGACCACCCGCCCATCGGCAGCTGCGGCGGGGTCACGAACCGCAACAGCGCGTACACATCCTGCAGCTGAACCCCGGCATTCATGGTGCGGAATTCAGTCGTGAGATTCACCGCGCCCGCCAGCGGACCGGCCGATGCATCGAGGGTCATCGGGATCCAGAAGGCGTCGTTGAGCGTGCCGAGCGGGTCGATATGCGGATCGGTAATGGCAACGATGCCATCCTGCTCCGTTGTCGTGACCTGCCCTGGACCAACGCTGACCGCGCCCGCACGATCGGTGACCGTCAGGTTGTCGAACCCCACCAGCAGTCCATCGGTGGTCACGCCAGCCGCGCCAGCGCCGATATACGACTGGCCGGCCGCATAGGTATCGTCGGTCGCGGAAGCCACTGCCTGACCGTTCACCAATCCGGTGATCGTATGCTGCTGGCAGTCGATCGCAATACGGTTGATGGCGCTGCCCACCAGCACGGCGGCTGATGCCTGCACAGGACTCAGCGCGGTGAAGGTGCCATCGAAATTCGAGCGCCAGAGCGCCACGGACCCAGTGTCCGGATGAACCTCGAACATGTACCCGGTGTCGCTTGCGCCTGCCCGGCACCCGACCAGCGCGTACTTGCCGCGCAGATCGCCGGCGATGGCAACATCGACCTCGACAAGCGTATTTGCCGCCTCGGGCAGCCCGATGAACGAATAGAAATCGCCGCTATAGGATGGTTCCAGCGCCTGAATGACGTACTGGCTGTTCTGATACCCGATCAGGAAACGATCGGGAGTGCTCGATTGGGGACTCAGGAGCCCGGCGTCCGGGAAATCCATCGCATCGACGTAGATTTGATCCTGAGCAGAAACAAGCGCGGAGTGGGCGCCCCAGGCGGCGACCGTGAAGCAAAGCAGCGAACACAACAACACTGTGCGAACGAACCAACTCATGTATGACCACCTTGTCATGTAGATCGATTACGTACACGTCCACTATGGTTCGAACCAAGTGCAGAATATCCCCCGGCTTGACGATAAGATACGTGTAAATCAGCGTATTGTTTTGGTAACAAATTCAGAACGCTATGTGTAGATGTACGTAATCCGAGCTGCGAGCAACGCCGCAGTCCATCGCTTGCCATGGCTTCCACCCGCTGCTGCGGAATCAGGGTGATCCCCGAGGCGCCATCGTTCAGCGGTTCGGAGAGGGAAGGGTTCGGAGCCATCATTCTCCAACCCACCATGTCCGGGCGGATTGCGTGTCAGTTGTCGGTACGCTGCTTCGGTATCTCGCGCCCGATCGTTACGATCTGATCCGGCTCATTCGAAAAAGTCCTCGTCCACGGCAACCACATTCAAGACCTGCCGCGTCTGCACCCCGACCCCATAGCGGATCATCAGCTCCGTCAACCGCCGCCCATCGATCAGGATCACCCGCGTGTGCGCCGTCCGCGCATACTCCTCCGCGCCGCTCGAAAACGCGCCGGTTGTGAGAAAGACCCCGGTCGTCGCCTTGCCGCTCAACGCCCCCACGAACGCCTGCACCTCGGGCCGCTGCACCGACGTGCCGCTCTGGTAGCGCTTCGCCTGGATATAGACCCGGTCCAGCCCCAGCGCATCTCGGTCGATGACCCCATCGATCCCGCCATCGTTCGATTGCTGGGTGACCGTGGCTCTCCCATCGGCCCCGCCATACCCCATCGCAACCAACAGCTTCACCACCGCGGCTTCGAAGAACTTCGGTGAATTGCTCTGCAATCGCTGCAACAAATCGGCCGCGACATCGGATTGAATGCGCGCCAAACCCTCTTCGATCTGCTCCATCGGATCGAGCGGTTTGGTTTCGAGTTCGATAATGTCCGGCGTTGTCCCGCTCCCGCTCCGCTTCGTCACCCACCATTCGTCACCCGGCTTGGCCATCGTTCGCAGCAACTGCTCCGAAATGCCGTCCGGATGTCGTGCCAGCAGATCCCGTCCTACAGTCGTGATCTGGTACCGCGCCCGCGCCGGACGTTCGATCGCCCCAACCCGCGTCAGATAAGAGACCGCCCACCCGATGCGGTTGTCTGCCTTCGGTTGTCCCGACGGAAGCTGCTCCGCTCGCTGCTCCACGGTCAGCCCAGCCGAATCGGCGACCGCTTGGCGAATATCGCTCAACCCACGAACCGCCCCATCGCTGAGATACCGCAGCACAGAGACATTGAACCCGTCCCACGTCGGCATCACCGTCATGCCAGCGCCTCCTGTCTTTCGCATCGTTCCCCCGTCGTCCCGACCGAAGTGGAGAGCCTGCCCTGAGCGCAGCCGAACGGGGACCTCTCGGCATCGGCATTCTATATTCGCCTCCGTCCTCAGTCCCGGAGGGACTTTGCGTTGGTAGCCCTGGGTTTCAACCCAGGGAGACCTCCCAATTCAGTACCAACCGGTCGAAACGGTCGATGTTCGTCCGGTTCCGGAACGCGCGAAGTTCCCAGATCCCATTTCCACCCACCGTCCCGGCCCCAAAAGGGCACAGAGGCCCTTCACTACGACCGGCGCGGCTTTCTCCGGACTCCGGACCCGAGAGGGCACAGAGGCCCTTCGCTACGACCGACGAAATCGTCTCAGGACCCAGGACTCCGGACTCAAGACTCCGGCGTATATGCCGCAACCGCGGTTGCCATGCGCTCCACGGCTTCGGTGACGATGGCGGGCGAGGTGGCGAGATTGAAGCGCACATGCCCTTCCCCACCGGCGCCAAATGGGAGACCGCCGCTGAGGCCGACGCGGCCCAGATCGAGGAAGACCTTGGCCGGGTCGTCGCCCAGGCCGAGATCGGTGCAATCGAGCCAGGCGAGATAGGTGGCTTCCGGCGGGGTGTACTTGACCGCGGGAAGCTTGTCCGCCAGCAGATCGCCGAGCAGGAATCGGTTGGCATCGATACCGGCGATGACGCCGTCCAGCCAGTCGCGCGCCTCGTTGAATGCGGTGCTGTGCGCGATCACGGCAATGTGGCCGGGGTGGGTTCCCATGCGGTGGTTGATGGCTTTGAGATCGTCGATGGAGTCTGCGCCGGGAATGGCGACCGCTGCCTTGAACCCCGCCAGGTTCCAGCCCTTCGAGGCAGACGTGAGACTGACGTCTGGTTCGGTATTCGCCACGGAGAGGTAGGAGGTGAAGGTGGCGGTGGGCATGATGAGCGGGGCGTGGATCTCGTCGGAGACCACGCGCACGCCGTAGGTGCGGGCCAGATTGGCAACGCTCTCCAGCTCCTCCCGGGTGTGGACGGTGCCGCCGGGGTTGTGCGGATTGGAGAGGAGCATCACCGGGTTGCCGCCAGATTCGGCCGCGGACTTGAAGGCGGCTTCCAGCGCGTCGAGGTCGAGACGTCCTTCCGGGGTGATGCGCGCCGGAATCATTGGCCGCTCCAGCATGTCGGTCACCATCTTGAATGGCGGGTAGATAGGCGGAGTCAGGATGATGGGATCGCCCGGCTTGCTGAGTTGCTTGATCGATTCGAGCACGCCGGTCATGACATCGGTGACGGTGATGGCGGTCTCCGGATCGAAGGTCCAGTTCCAGCGGTCGGCGGCAAACGAGGCGACCGCGCTTTGCAGACGAGGACCCCAGGGATAGCCGGTGTCGCCCAGGGTGAGGGCTGCGGTGACCGCATCCACGATCGGCTGCGCGGGTGCGGTGTCCATTTCGGCCACCCAGAGCGGGAGCACATCTTCCGGGTAGTACTGCCACTTGGCGGAGGTGCGCTTGCGCAGCTCGCTCAATTGGAGATTGTCGAGTGGTGTGGAAACAACGGTTGCGTTGGGGGTCATACGCTTGTCTCTTCGTCGAGATCGTCTGTTGACGACGGGCGCGCCAAGTGCCTGGATGTTCGAGCTCGCGCCCTCGAGCTCGATGCACCGCCAGTTACAACGGATTGTCAATGATTCTGCCGGAGCGGGACGGGTGATTCGCGGCGTATAACCGGGTTGCGATGAGCGCGATAAGCAACGCGCGCCGCGAACACAACATTCGCGCTCATCCCATTGGCGACTGCCGAATACGCTGGCGAGCCCTTACACTGCCAGACCGTCCCGCATCGAACGGAAGACGTCGAATTGCGGGTCGTAGCCAAGCAGCGCGCGGGCTTTGGCGATGCTGTGATGGATGCGGATCGGCGTCCCGGGGATGACGGCATCCAGATAGGTCAGGTTCGCCAGATCGGCGAGAGAGGGAATCACCTCGCCGTAGGAGAAAGGCGCCGGCCCGCTGAGATTGAACGCCTGGCCGACGGCCTCTGGCCGGTCGAGCAGCAGCATGAGCCCCTGCACGATATCGCGCACATCGCAGCAGTGAAACATCCACGGGTTGCCAGCCTCATCGCGCGGGAGCAGCAAGTCGGGTGTTGGTTGCCCGGCGGGAACGAGCGCATCAGCGACGGCTTCCCCCGCGCGGGACCGCACGAAGTTTTTCACCTTCTCATAAAAAAGGAAGCCGCCCAGGGTGCCGTTCGGGCTGACCGACTCCCATGGCTCATAGACGAGCGAAAAACGGGCGATGGCAATGGGAAGCCCGTTGGCGCGGTGTTCGTAATGCAGCAGCTCTTCGCCGGTGAGCTTGGTGAAGCCGTAGAAGCTGTAGGGCTCGCGTGGATGGGCCTCGTCGATGGGGAGGTATTTGGCGAAGAGGGAAGGATAGACCTCGTCGCTGCTGGCGAAGACGAAGCGGGAAACGCCGGCCTTCGCCGCGGCATGGGCCAATTCGTAGGTTCCGCGGATGTTGGCGTCCAACAGGGTGTCGTTCACCGCGTCGCTGCCGAAGAGCATGGCCGCGCCGAGATGGACCACCGCATCGACGCCGTCCAGCGCCGCGCGCACGGCCTCGGGATCGCTCAAAGCGCCGGTGACACAGTCGACTCCCGCGCGTTGGGCGGTTTCGAGACCGGGATCGTCCGGCAGCACCAGTCCGCGCACCGCGCGCCCCTCGGCCATGAGCGCTGGCGCCAGGTTGCGCCCCACCCGTCCGGTCACGCCGGTAATCAATACCTTCAATGGAGCCTCTTTTCGCGATCTCCGAACCCGTTTGCGCGGCATCTTGGCACACTCCTGCCCCGGCTGCTTGCCCTCTCAGCGAACAGAATGTGGGGTGAAAATCCGCTCAGCGGGAATTCTGGCGGCCACGATCACCAATTCCGTGAGAAACTACCGCCAGCGATTGCGATTTCGTTTCGACGTGGGAGAACGTGTCATGGCCGAGCTGCAGTTCGACACATCGCAGGTGATGGTCGATTTCAATCAGATGAAGTCCTTTGCCGAGCAACCGTTGATTCTGGAGCGGGGCAAGGGCATCCGGGTGTGGGATGTCTTCGGCAAGGAGTACATCGACGGGCTCTCCGGGGTCTTCACGGTCAATTACGGGCACGGGGTCGATTCGATCGTCGATGTGGCGGCCGAGCAGGGACGCACACTGGCGTTCAGCGCGCCGACCATGTCCACCAATCCCCCGGCGCTGAAACTGGCCAACCTGCTGACCTCGTTGCTGCCGGAGCAGTTCACCACGGTCAAGTTCGCCAGCGGCGGTTCGGAGGCGAACGAGTTCGCCATCAAGATGGCGCGGCAATATCACGCGCAAACCGGCAGCCCGCGCAAATACAAGGTCATCTCCCGCTACAACTCCTATCACGGCAGCACCGGGTTCGCCGGGGCGGCCTCGGGCCAACCGGATTGGAAATCGAAGTACGAGCCCTATCCGGAAGGGTTCATCCATGTCTCGCCGAGATCGGTGGACGCCATCGAAGAGGCGATCATCGGTGAGAATCCGGACACGGTGGCCGCGGTC encodes the following:
- a CDS encoding MFS transporter yields the protein MLGRRLLTATSGRSTAEPISWKRNLYALWIAQTLVLTAFSFRDAFFPFYMEELGDLTTEQAALWSGISMSGGALVMVITAPIWGTVADRRGRKPMVLRSMWAAMITAFLMAFAMNPMQMVALRMIEGAFTGTVAACAALVASTAPKDRMGYALGMIQTAVFVGASIGPFLGGVLADLIGYRATFMTSSILFAIGGGIVLLFVRENFVPVERGPERGFAAIKAARAWLFTPTLIAMTSILILMRFTQMGGRPILPLYIEELGSYTDARAASLAGLSFGLMGVTSAISSLILGRRGDRVGHQKVLVACLIGVVICYIPLAAVVSAWQVIVLQGLFGFAIGGLLPSTNAIIASSTPPERRGAIFGFTASAGSLGAFAGPLVGAALAAAFGFRYAFAFLAIIMTVTVTVILWFYLQGRFQTN
- a CDS encoding restriction endonuclease; the encoded protein is MTVMPTWDGFNVSVLRYLSDGAVRGLSDIRQAVADSAGLTVEQRAEQLPSGQPKADNRIGWAVSYLTRVGAIERPARARYQITTVGRDLLARHPDGISEQLLRTMAKPGDEWWVTKRSGSGTTPDIIELETKPLDPMEQIEEGLARIQSDVAADLLQRLQSNSPKFFEAAVVKLLVAMGYGGADGRATVTQQSNDGGIDGVIDRDALGLDRVYIQAKRYQSGTSVQRPEVQAFVGALSGKATTGVFLTTGAFSSGAEEYARTAHTRVILIDGRRLTELMIRYGVGVQTRQVLNVVAVDEDFFE
- a CDS encoding aminotransferase class I/II-fold pyridoxal phosphate-dependent enzyme, translating into MTPNATVVSTPLDNLQLSELRKRTSAKWQYYPEDVLPLWVAEMDTAPAQPIVDAVTAALTLGDTGYPWGPRLQSAVASFAADRWNWTFDPETAITVTDVMTGVLESIKQLSKPGDPIILTPPIYPPFKMVTDMLERPMIPARITPEGRLDLDALEAAFKSAAESGGNPVMLLSNPHNPGGTVHTREELESVANLARTYGVRVVSDEIHAPLIMPTATFTSYLSVANTEPDVSLTSASKGWNLAGFKAAVAIPGADSIDDLKAINHRMGTHPGHIAVIAHSTAFNEARDWLDGVIAGIDANRFLLGDLLADKLPAVKYTPPEATYLAWLDCTDLGLGDDPAKVFLDLGRVGLSGGLPFGAGGEGHVRFNLATSPAIVTEAVERMATAVAAYTPES
- a CDS encoding NAD(P)-dependent oxidoreductase, producing the protein MKVLITGVTGRVGRNLAPALMAEGRAVRGLVLPDDPGLETAQRAGVDCVTGALSDPEAVRAALDGVDAVVHLGAAMLFGSDAVNDTLLDANIRGTYELAHAAAKAGVSRFVFASSDEVYPSLFAKYLPIDEAHPREPYSFYGFTKLTGEELLHYEHRANGLPIAIARFSLVYEPWESVSPNGTLGGFLFYEKVKNFVRSRAGEAVADALVPAGQPTPDLLLPRDEAGNPWMFHCCDVRDIVQGLMLLLDRPEAVGQAFNLSGPAPFSYGEVIPSLADLANLTYLDAVIPGTPIRIHHSIAKARALLGYDPQFDVFRSMRDGLAV